In Acidobacteriota bacterium, the DNA window TAGTGAATACCTCCGGCTCGGTGCTGGCCCCGGAAGCCCCGGCGTCGGCCCGTCCCCGGTCCTTGGCGGAAGTGGAGAAGGAAGAGATCCTGCGCGCCCTGGCCCACACCCGCGGCCATCAGGGGCGTGCGGCCGAAATGCTCGGCATCAGCCGCAAGGCACTGTGGGAAAAGCGCCGCCGCCACGGCATTCCCTAGCGACCACCATACTTTGCAGAATCTCGGTTGAGCCAGAACCTTTGCAACTAGGTCCCGAACCCGGAGGGTGAGGCGGCGGCGGAGCCGCCGAGGACGGGGTGAGCCCGAAAGCAGAGCTTGCGGGTGAGGGGCAGGCCGCGTCCGGGCCTAGAGACCATCAGCAAAAGGGCTGCTGAAATCATGCGCTAGGCGCTTCAGCAGCCCCCATTTACCCGACCTTCTGTTGGTCGTCGCGCAGGTCACCGGGGTGCCGGTCGCTCGGCAACCGCAAATCAACACTGCCGCGCAGGCTGCGCAGCCGGCGCAGTTCGACCTCCGGGATCTGAACGAACACCTCCACAACATCCGGGTCGAGCTGCGAACCGGCCACCCGCTCCAATTCCTCGATCGCCTCCTTGTGGCCCTTGGCGCGCCGATAGGGCCGCTCCGAGGTGATCGCATCGTAGGTATCGACCACGGCGAAGATGCGCGCCGTCAAGGGGATTTCTTCGCCCGACAGGCCACGCGGATAGCCGGCGCCGTCCCACCGTTCGTGGTGGCTGTAGACCACCGACAGGGCCGGCTTCAGGAACTTCACGTCGGCGAGAATCTCGTAGCCCCAGTTGGCGTGCTGGCGCATGATGTGCCATTCCTCTTCGGTCAGCGGTCCGACCTTGCGCAGGATGGCGTCCGGCACGGCGATCTTGCCGACATCGTGGAGTAGCGCACCCCACTCGATAGCGCGCAGGAAGTCCGGCCGGTGGATGTTCATGGAACGCGCCAGGGCGACGGCGTACTGGGCGACCCGGAAGGAATGGCCACTGGTCTCCTGGTCGCGAGCGTCCACCGCCGCCACCACCGCGCCGATCGCTTCTACGTAGGAGCTTTCGCGGTCTGTCTGGGATTGCTCGAAGGAGTGAACCAGGTGGCGCAGAGCCTGGCGCAGGTGCTCGATCTCTCGGATCTGCTGTGTGTCGAGCATGCTCTGAGACAGTTCGTGGACGCCGCCGAAGTCCCGCCGCCGGGTGCCCGCGTGGGCCATTTCTTCTGTCATTTCCGAAAGCTGGCGGAGCGGCCGGGAAAGATCCCGGGAAACGGCCCAGGCAATCACGCCGGCGATGCCCAGGGCGAGCGCCGCCAAGAAAAAGATTCGCAGTGGGAAGGAGGAAATGTAAGAACTTACAAGGACGCCCAAGAACCCGATCGTCACCAGCAAGAAC includes these proteins:
- a CDS encoding HD-GYP domain-containing protein; translation: MRLQTRVFGTSFLLVTIGFLGVLVSSYISSFPLRIFFLAALALGIAGVIAWAVSRDLSRPLRQLSEMTEEMAHAGTRRRDFGGVHELSQSMLDTQQIREIEHLRQALRHLVHSFEQSQTDRESSYVEAIGAVVAAVDARDQETSGHSFRVAQYAVALARSMNIHRPDFLRAIEWGALLHDVGKIAVPDAILRKVGPLTEEEWHIMRQHANWGYEILADVKFLKPALSVVYSHHERWDGAGYPRGLSGEEIPLTARIFAVVDTYDAITSERPYRRAKGHKEAIEELERVAGSQLDPDVVEVFVQIPEVELRRLRSLRGSVDLRLPSDRHPGDLRDDQQKVG